The Psychrobacter sp. 28M-43 genome segment AGCCTCACGCAAACTCGATCTCTAGCGCCCCTATCCGATATGCGGCCCGCAACTTTGGATAAAATTGAACAGGCCGTTCGTAAAGTCTTTGCAGGATTTGACGCTAATGAGGTGACGATGGCGCAGATTGCAAAGTCTGCCAACGTCTCTTTGCAAACGCTCTACAAGTATTTCGGAGACAAGCAAACGCTGTTTTATACCATTATGGATATTGTGCTAGGCAGATTAGCCGCTCGAATTATGGATCATCTGCAAGGGATTGATAGCGTACAAGATCGTCTACGTAAGACGTTGTGGGTCTGCTTTGATTTTGTAGACTCGCATCCAGATGCGGTGATGGTGCTGTCTTCTGTCTCGGCCTCGCGTATACGTAATATCGCGATCTATGAAAACAAAGAGCTAATTGGCGCGTTTTTGGCGGTATTAGAAGATGGGCAAAATCGTGGGGTGCTTAATGACACCGTTCCACTGCACATACTGTTCGATGTGTTTATGGGGTTTATCAGTCGACTTGGTTTAATGCATACCATTCGCCAAACAGAAACACCGTTAAATGCAGAGTTTGATGCGCTATTTGTGATTTTATGGCGCGCCATCTCTAAACCTGAAGCTTAAAGCTTAAAGCTTAAAATGAATTTTATAAAACTGATATTTAGCAGTGTTTGATTCTTAAAAGATAACCTAACGTAAAAAACCCCACGATAAAGTGAGGCTTTTTTATATTTTTTTTCAGTCAATATGATTATTCAATCAATGTAATTAACAGCTCGTGCTGCTTATACACTCAAAGCTTTTTAGATACTGCTAGACTTTGGCAATCCATACTCTGCATGATCGACCACATGGTTGTTTTGTTCAATAGTCAGTCGATAGCCTTTGATAATACCGTCGTATGGCAAACTGCCCTCATACTGCTGATAATGCTCGCAAATGCTGTCTTGAATCACTGATTTACGTGCAGCATCGTCTAATTTGGCAAAACCGCTAGGCAGATGTACTTGCGCAAAACGTGAAGCCGCGCCACGAGACATCCAATTGTCAGCACTCGTAAATGTGAAATTTACTTCCGCTCGTAAGCTATATCTGGGTAACGTATCAGAATAATTTGCCAAGTCATATTTAATCTGCGCAATATCTTCTGCGAATGGCTGATACGGTATCTCAAGCACGGCAAACAGTTTTGCCAAAAACTCATCAGCGGTAAAGTGTTTGTCCATATAGCTACCATCAAGCCCAAGGAATTTGCTCGACAGTACATGGCGCAGGCGGTCATAGGCAGGTATGGTATGTTTAAGAGGATAGCCCATTTGCTTGACGATATCTTGCGGGCGCAGCTCAAGCGACTCTATTTGATTGATAATATATTGCGCTAGAGAATGGCGTGGGTGATAACGACGGGTATATTTAGATGGGTTAGCAATGTGGCTCATGATATTGAACACCTTAGACTCCTGTTACTCCGACGAAAAAGTATGATATACGCCCAAATAGGCAAAAAATCAGGCACAAATGAGGTTGTCGGAGTACAGGCTCATGCGCTTTACCAGAGTTGTTTTATATCGTGCTGGAAGTTGCAAGGTTTGTCACGCCGCCATGAGACTATTGTCATGGTCGGCGATAACAAAACTGTTAAACCCACGATAGTTCGTTCAACGATGATAGCACATCAGATGACAAAAAATAAATACCGATATTTGTGACCGTTTGTGAATAATTTTTTTTCACTTTGATCATTCAATCTTAGACGTTTCGATGTACCATTTATTCATGTGCTAACACGAGGTTCAACATCGAAATATTAAGGTTGAAGTATTAAAAGTTATGCTTGATAGCCTAACGATTGACATCAACGACTATTCGACCACGAACCTTGCCATCCAATAACTCGCTTGCTGTCGGAATGACTTCGCTTAGACCAATCTCTCTGGTGATTGCATCCAATTGCGTCATATCCAAACTTGTACTCAAACGCTGCCATGCTTCTACACGCTCATCATAAGGTCGTGTCACACTATTGATACCAAGCAAACTGACACCGCGTAAAATAAATGGCGCAACAGTAGCAGGGAAATCCATGCCTTGAGCCAGTCCACAAGTAGCGACTAAACCATCTTCATACGTACTGGCACAAACGTTGGCCAGCGTATGACTACCAACAGAATCAATTGCGGCAGCCCATTTCTCCTTACCAAGTGCACGTCCCGGACTATTCAACTCTGCTCGGTCAATGATCGTCGTTGCACCAAGGCTTTTTAAGTATTCTGCTTCCTCTAGGCGACCCGTAGAAGCCGTGACAGAGTAGCCTTGGTTTGCTAAAAGTGCGATGGCAAAGCTACCAACACCGCCATTAGCACCCGTCACCAATACTTCGCCACGCTCTGGTGTCAGTCCATTACGCTCTAACGCGATCAAGCAAAGCATCGCAGTATATCCTGCCGTACCTATTGCCATTGCTTGACGTTCAGTCATCGATTCAGGGAGCAGGATAAGCCAGTCACCGTTTAATCGCGCTTTTTGTGACAGACCGCCCCAATACTTCTCACCCACACTCCAACCATTTAACAACACCTTGTCGCCAGCTTTGTAGCGAGGATGGCTGCTTGTTTCGACAGTGCCCGCTAAATCAATCCCTGGAACCATGGGGAATGTGCGTACCACAGGACTACGACCCGTGATAGCCAGTCCATCTTTATAATTGAGCGTGCTATATGCCACACGAACTGTGACATCGCCTTCTGGCAATTGTGTATCCTGTATCTCTGTCAGATTAGACTGATAAACATCATCATTTTTTTCAATTAATATTGCATTGAACATAGTAGCTCCTATTTAGACCAATCGTCTATAAATGAGTAAAAAATAATTTAGACCAGTCGTCTAAAAATATAGATAAAAAATTACTTCTGTATTCCTGCTACAAAACCTCGGAAAAAAGTATCTAATGGACCGACATCTTGCACCAACTTAGCACGCAGAACCGCACCTTCCCAACCGATCCAAAAAAAAGCAGCCAGCTCATCACAATCACTATTAGGATGTATTTGTCCTTGTTGTATTGCAAGACGCAAGCAAGCCGCTAAACGCTTTTGCCAATCAAGCAGTATGTTTTCTAACTCACAACGAAAACTCTCAGGCAACACGACAATCTCTTGACCTAAGTTGCCTACTAAGCAGCCGCGTCGAAATTCATGCTTGATCATTCCCGACTTAGCATCTTCAACAAAGTCACTAATACGCTGCATGGGAGATACTTGCTCATTCAAAAAACAATGATCTAGCTTGCGAGCGAAATACAACGCGTATTGCCGCAATACCTCCTGTCCAAATGCTTCTTTGTTTTTGAAGTAATTATAGAAAGAACCCTTAGGCACATTGATACGTTTGAGTATGGCATCGATACCAGTGGTCGCAAAACCTTGCTCTGTCAGCATCTCCATCCCAGATCTCAAAAGAGCTTCACGGGTATCCGTAAACTCGCGTTCAACATTGGGTGGACGCCCTCGACGGGCTTTTGGCTTAGTAATCGTCATGCACAAATATTATGACCGATCGTCTTTAATGTCAATCAATTATTTTTAGCGGTCTATTTATCCATCAGTCGCGACAGTTTTTTGACTGCCCTTGCTATTAGTCTTCACCATGATATGTTGCCTCATCCATCCAAACGATGGGATCTTCGCACAGATGAGTTACGTGATACCAAATATCACTACTACGAGCGATACGGTGATGACCGCCTGCAAAATAATCGACGTCCCAGCTATCAGGTAGATTCACTAAGGTTCGTCTAGCCACTGCCACATCAAGACTTTCATCATCGACTTCTACCATCACCCGCACCATCTCGGTATTGGTCGTGGGAAAAGACAGCTTCATATCAGCCACTACTGGGATACGGTCAGCCAATACCTCATTTGGATAGATACAAGGCGCAATCAATAGCGCGTGCAAGTTATATTTATGGGCAAAATGATTGGCAAACCAGCCGCCAAGCGAATGCCCTGCCAACACCACACGCGGATACCGTGCGATTTTCTCACGAATCAAAGCATCATAAATCTCAAATATTTCTGCAAAACTCTCTCGATAATTGACCGTTTGGCAATATTTAGGCTCACGTGTGATACAGGTATATTTACTGGTCTCATTGCTTAAATCAAGGCCATGAAAAAACAATAAAAACGTATCTTTATTTTCGATAGGACACATCATAAGGTTCTCCTTTTTTAATCATTATTTAGGTTTACTCTTGGTAATTTAGTTTATAAATTAAACTGGTTTTTGGGTGGCAACCTGCGCTTGGTACAAGCTTAAAAGCTCCTCACAAGCCTGCATTGAGATATTTTTTGCAAAACCTTCGTTAAACCAAAAATCATAAACCGCTTGAACAACGGCTTTTACCGCTTTCGCATTTTCTGGCTTTTGTTCTATTAGTTTCATCGCAATGTCTTGTGCTTGTATATCCGACTCACTATAGGGCGCGCTCCAGCCCACGCCATAACGATAAAGCACATCATTGATTGCCAATATGAATATAGCATTGGACACCCCAAATGAACCGATAAGCCTGTCAAGCATTGCACAGCGCTCTTCATAAATACTGATCTCTATCGGCATATCAGCCCGCTCAGACAGACAATCACAACTCACCATGTGCGAGGGTTGACTAAAATCATCCCATAGCAATGGATAAGTTCCGCGAATCCCGCCTTTTTCCACTACATTAAATTGCCAGATCACATAATGAGTATCTGGCCCCTTATAAGGCACATGTACGAACCACTGCATCATCACATCACTGTCATACATGATATGAGTACTACCAATTCGCACACCCTGCTTAGGCAGTACATCCTGATATACGCTATTTATATCATCACTATAGAACTTTACTTTACGTAAGTTTTCATCACTGGTATCGCCTAACTTCGCTCGTGCTTCGTTTATATTTCGATAGGGTTTAAAGGGTGCTACCCATCTGAGCGGCTCATCCGTATTGTTCACAAAGTAAATATCATCTTCATAACTGTCTATAGAAACCGTTTCGAGGTAAAACAATGGCTGTTTTCGTATTCGGCCTTTCTCATCATTTGCCAGTGCCGTTATACCAGATAGCTTTGAGCCATCCGACCACTTAAAGTTATCTAACCGTTTTTGCTCAAACTGATACGTTAATGTCGTCATATTTATATCCTTATTATTTTGATTTCGGTTTGCATGTCGCTTTATTTTTATTGTCTGGTCTGAGTGCTGATTTCAAGCCAGCCGAGTCTATTCGCCATTGTTTAAATGACGTCATTATCTATAAAGTTGAGTAAATTAATCGACTTGGTAAGGTAGTAATTTTTAATTCTGATAGACTTTTTAGCCACAGTTTTTCGCTGTTACATTGCTAATATTTTTGCAACGCCAACGAGCTTTTTTCTGCTAGGTTTTTTATTTATTAATAAATATAATTTTTTGGGTTTGTACAGGCGTAGAAGTTTAGGACTAAACGTAAATAACACTACTAGAAAGACTTCGCTAAAATAGCGTTTCAAAAACTTAGTTAAGAAGTGAAGCGTTGCGCTCCGAGGGTTAACTGGTTTTTATCTCATGTCATTTTGCCTGACCTAATAACTATAGTATAAGCTCACATAAAAATAAAGCTGTTTAAAACCTTCTACGACAACTGGTGTCGCTTTTCTTTAAATGAATTGTAGTTTAGTCATTAGCAAGTATCCCAACGCATTAAATATGATTAACGATAGTTTCATATTACTCAAGTATCCTCAATAAACGTCCAATTAACAATCCTTATCAAAAAACACCTTTCACGATTGATGTTAGCTTGCTATCTTGCCTCGCAAACCTTGTATTCTAATTAAGCCTGCCCCACTTTGACCTATCACACGTAGTATTCGCATCTGTATTGGATTTTATGACACATAACCTTGAGGCCAGCTCAAACGCTCGCCGAACTCAGTATTTTCAAGTATTTTTGATGGGCGTTAGTGCCTTTATTATGAACACCACAGAATTTGTCCCTGTGGCCCTGTTGAGCGATATTGCCCAAGACTTCTCTATTACGGCGGCAGAGACTGGCTGGATGTTGACACTCTATGCTTGGATTGTCGCAGCAATGTCATTGCCACTAATGCTATTGACCAGTCGATTTGAGCGCAAGCGCTTGCTCTTGGGGCTTTTTGCCGTATTTATTGCCAGTCACGTACTTTCCGTATTTGCATGGAGCTTTGATGTGCTGCTCATTAGTCGAGTGGGGATTGCTTTATCGCATGCGATATTTTGGTCGATCACAGCTGCTATCGCGATACGCGTCGCACCTGAAGGCAAAAAAGCCATGGCGCTTAGCGTACTGGCGACGGGTACGTCGTTAGCAATGGTACTGGGTGTACCACTGGGCCGTTTAGTCGGACAATGGTTTGGTTGGCGGGCTACATTTGGCGGTATTGGCGTCATTGCCTTAATTGTATTTATTCTACAAGCGAGACTCTTACCAACGCTACCTAGTATGTTTGAAGGGTCTTTTAGAAAGATTCCAGAACTCCTCAAAAATCCCTTATTGGTCTGTCTGTACCTGCTTATCTTATTGGTCTTTACAGCGCACTATACGGCTTATTCTTATATAGAACCATTCATGCGCCAAGTCGGTAATATCAGTGAAAACGCTGCAACTTTTGTACTGTTATTATTCGGTGCAGCTGGAATTGTAGGCAGTGTTATTTTCAGTCGGTGGGGCGATCGGTTCAATACCAGATTGATGCTAATATCGACCATACTGATGCTCGTGTCTATGCTTGCGCTGTTGCTAGCAGTGACCTCTGTATGGGCGCTCAGCTTTATCGCCTTACTGTGGGGCGCGGCACTCATGCTACTTATTATCTCAATGCAGGCCAAAGTCATCATGGTCGATGTCAATGCGCAAGACATGCTGATGTCGATGTTCTCAGGTATTATTAATTTAGGAATTGGTACGGGTGCGCTATTTGGTGGTTATGCCGTCACGCACATTTCACTATCTAGCGTAGGGTACACAGGTGCGGCTATCGCAGTTGTGGCATTATTCTTAATGCTATTTATGATCAAACGTTTTCCTGAATTGAGTAAGCGACTTGGCTAGCTAATAAGCCTATATTGAAGGATAGCCAAAAAATAGCAGTCGGGAAGGAATCGTCAGAGAACAATAAGCAGAATGCCAGCCATATAAATGGGCTGGCATTTTCTTTATGCGTGAATACAACACTGTAGCCTATGAATCATAACGATGATTGCTTAGATACTCATTGAACGAACGTTCAGCTACAGTTATACTAATTTTATTGGACATAAGTATGCTTAGGCTATAAGTATATTTAATAAAGGACTGATAGGGATTAAGCACAAAAGGATGGGTGTGAAATGGATACTATTCAAAACAAGGAAGTCATTGCCTACGATTTAAATTTAGTGACGATATATATTGCGAATTTTCAACTTGTTGGAGATTCGTGATGCCTGATGGAATGACTCAACAAGACAGTCCAGATCAAAGAAATCATGATAACACTGCGCCTCTTAAGCTAGGCAGATTACATTACGCTTGGATCGTTGCTGCAACAGGCTCTGTAGCAATGTTCTGCGGACTAGGATTGGGACGATTCGCATTTGGCATGTTACTGCCATCCATGTCATCCTCTTTAGGATTAAATTATACTCAAAGCGGAATCTTGGGATTCACTAACCTAATAGGATATCTCGTTGCGGTGCTTTTAAGCCATTTTATGCTGCCTCGGTTGGGTACTCGAACGACTGCGACGGCAAGCCTTCTCTTGATTACAGTCTCTATGCTTGGTATGGCTTTTACCACCAGTTTTCCAATACTTTGCGCACTCTATGTGCTGACGGGTATTGGTAGCGGCGGCGTAGTCTTACCAATGATGAGCGTCATGTCGCATTGGTTTTTTCCTTCACACCGCGGGCTTGCTCTAGGACTGGTCATGGCTGGGCCTGGATTTGGTATCATTTTATCGGGCTTTGTCGTACCCAAACTCTTACCTATCTCTACTCTACTGTCTTGGCAGACAGGTTGGCTAATTTTTGCCGTGATTAATATTGCGGTGGCTTGGCTTACTTTCGCTTTGATTCGCAATCATCCAGACGATGTCAGCCAAAGCCCTTTTGGGCGCGCACCTACCTTACCTGTTAAAAATAAGAAAAAGCTAGAACGTAGCAATATTAAGCTGCTCGTACATTTAGGTGTCATCTTTGCTATTTATGGTGCTACTTATATGGTTTACGTTACCTTCATCGTGACCAGCATGGTTGGCTCGTATCAATTAAGTGAAGCAGCTGCTGGTAGTGTTTGGGCATGGATTGGACTGCTTAGCATGTTTTCAGGGATGTTATTTGGCTGGATTTCTGACCATATTGGTAGACGCCTTGGTCTGGCGCTGGCTTTTTTCTTTCTAGCCATCGCTTATCTGCTAGTCGGACTGACTGATTGGAGTTTGGGACTATATTTGTCCATTATCTTGTTTGGTTTAGTAGTGTGGAGTGTGCCTGTCATTATGGCAGCTTCTGCAGGCGATTATTTCGGTCCTGCGGCGGCGGCAAGTGCACTCGCAGCGCTGACTTTTGCTTTTTCAGGTGGACAGGCTCTCGGGCCAGTGGCAGCAGGCTATCTCGCAGAAGTCACTGGTGACTTTAGTATTAGTTATATGATATCTGGT includes the following:
- a CDS encoding TetR/AcrR family transcriptional regulator — encoded protein: METFNQSDSLTQTRSLAPLSDMRPATLDKIEQAVRKVFAGFDANEVTMAQIAKSANVSLQTLYKYFGDKQTLFYTIMDIVLGRLAARIMDHLQGIDSVQDRLRKTLWVCFDFVDSHPDAVMVLSSVSASRIRNIAIYENKELIGAFLAVLEDGQNRGVLNDTVPLHILFDVFMGFISRLGLMHTIRQTETPLNAEFDALFVILWRAISKPEA
- a CDS encoding MDR family oxidoreductase — translated: MFNAILIEKNDDVYQSNLTEIQDTQLPEGDVTVRVAYSTLNYKDGLAITGRSPVVRTFPMVPGIDLAGTVETSSHPRYKAGDKVLLNGWSVGEKYWGGLSQKARLNGDWLILLPESMTERQAMAIGTAGYTAMLCLIALERNGLTPERGEVLVTGANGGVGSFAIALLANQGYSVTASTGRLEEAEYLKSLGATTIIDRAELNSPGRALGKEKWAAAIDSVGSHTLANVCASTYEDGLVATCGLAQGMDFPATVAPFILRGVSLLGINSVTRPYDERVEAWQRLSTSLDMTQLDAITREIGLSEVIPTASELLDGKVRGRIVVDVNR
- a CDS encoding TetR/AcrR family transcriptional regulator, which codes for MTITKPKARRGRPPNVEREFTDTREALLRSGMEMLTEQGFATTGIDAILKRINVPKGSFYNYFKNKEAFGQEVLRQYALYFARKLDHCFLNEQVSPMQRISDFVEDAKSGMIKHEFRRGCLVGNLGQEIVVLPESFRCELENILLDWQKRLAACLRLAIQQGQIHPNSDCDELAAFFWIGWEGAVLRAKLVQDVGPLDTFFRGFVAGIQK
- a CDS encoding alpha/beta hydrolase, with the protein product MMCPIENKDTFLLFFHGLDLSNETSKYTCITREPKYCQTVNYRESFAEIFEIYDALIREKIARYPRVVLAGHSLGGWFANHFAHKYNLHALLIAPCIYPNEVLADRIPVVADMKLSFPTTNTEMVRVMVEVDDESLDVAVARRTLVNLPDSWDVDYFAGGHHRIARSSDIWYHVTHLCEDPIVWMDEATYHGED
- a CDS encoding sugar transporter; the protein is MTHNLEASSNARRTQYFQVFLMGVSAFIMNTTEFVPVALLSDIAQDFSITAAETGWMLTLYAWIVAAMSLPLMLLTSRFERKRLLLGLFAVFIASHVLSVFAWSFDVLLISRVGIALSHAIFWSITAAIAIRVAPEGKKAMALSVLATGTSLAMVLGVPLGRLVGQWFGWRATFGGIGVIALIVFILQARLLPTLPSMFEGSFRKIPELLKNPLLVCLYLLILLVFTAHYTAYSYIEPFMRQVGNISENAATFVLLLFGAAGIVGSVIFSRWGDRFNTRLMLISTILMLVSMLALLLAVTSVWALSFIALLWGAALMLLIISMQAKVIMVDVNAQDMLMSMFSGIINLGIGTGALFGGYAVTHISLSSVGYTGAAIAVVALFLMLFMIKRFPELSKRLG
- a CDS encoding YbfB/YjiJ family MFS transporter; amino-acid sequence: MPDGMTQQDSPDQRNHDNTAPLKLGRLHYAWIVAATGSVAMFCGLGLGRFAFGMLLPSMSSSLGLNYTQSGILGFTNLIGYLVAVLLSHFMLPRLGTRTTATASLLLITVSMLGMAFTTSFPILCALYVLTGIGSGGVVLPMMSVMSHWFFPSHRGLALGLVMAGPGFGIILSGFVVPKLLPISTLLSWQTGWLIFAVINIAVAWLTFALIRNHPDDVSQSPFGRAPTLPVKNKKKLERSNIKLLVHLGVIFAIYGATYMVYVTFIVTSMVGSYQLSEAAAGSVWAWIGLLSMFSGMLFGWISDHIGRRLGLALAFFFLAIAYLLVGLTDWSLGLYLSIILFGLVVWSVPVIMAASAGDYFGPAAAASALAALTFAFSGGQALGPVAAGYLAEVTGDFSISYMISGIAAFVALGLALLLRPQKQA